Below is a window of Micromonospora chersina DNA.
ACCCCCGCCGACGACGTGGCCAAGACCCGCGACGTCATCATCGAGCTGGTCACGGAGCTGGCCACCGGCCGCACCGTCGACGCGGTCGGGATCGGCGCGGCCGGCTGGATCGACGCCTCCCGCTCCACCGTGCTCTTCGCCCCGAACCTGGCCTGGCGGGACGAGCCGCTGCGCGAGTACGTCAGCAACGCCACCGGCCTGCCGGTGATCGTGGAGAACGACGGCAACGTCGCGGCCTGGGCGGAGTTCCGCTACGGCGCGGCCCGGGACGCCGACGACTCGATGGTGATGTTCACCATCGGCACCGGCGTGGGCGGCGGCATCGTGCTCGGCGGCGACCTGGTCCGCGGGGCCAACGGCATCGCGGCCGAGCTGGGCCACATGCTCACCGTGCCGGACGGCCACCAGTGCGGCTGCGGCCGGCTGGGCTGCATCGAGCAGTACGCCAGCGGCAGCGCCCTGGTCCGCTTCGCCCGCGCCGCCGCCCGCCAGGAGCCGCACCGGGCCACCGCCCTGCTGGAGCTTGCCGGCGGCGAGGCCGAGGGGATCAGCGGACCGATGGTGACCGCCGCCGCGAAGGGTGGCGACGCGGTCTCGACCGAGGCGTTCGCCCAGGTCGGCCGCTGGCTCGGCACCAGCCTCGCCGACATGGCGCAGATCCTCGACCCGCAGGTGCTGGTGGTCGGCGGTGGCGTGATCGACGCGGGCGACCTGCTGCTCGGCCCCACCCGCCGGTCGTTCACCGACGCCCTGGCCCAGCGCAGCCGCCTGCCCGTCGCCGAGGTACGCCCCGCCGAGCTGGGCAACACCGCCGGTGTCATCGGCGCCGCCGACCTGGCCCGGCGGATCTGACGTGCCGGCAGCAGGCGTGCCGCTGCGGGTGGTGTCCTACAACATCCACAGCCAGCGGGACGACACCGCGGCGCTGGCCGAGGTGGTCCGGGCCGCCGGGCCGGACGTGGTGATCGTCCAGGAGGGGCCGCGGCGGTTCCGGTGGCGGCAGAAGTGCGCCACGCTCGCCGACTCGTTCGGCCTGGTGGTGGCGGCCGGCGGCCTGCCCTCGTTGGGCAACCTGCTGCTGACCAGCCTCCGGGTCCGGGTGACGGCGACCCGCTGCCAGCGCTACCCGCTCACCCCCGGCCGGCACCTGCGCGGGGCCGCGTACGCCGAATGCCTGGTGGGTGGGACCCGGTTCCTGCTGGCCGGCTCCCACCTCTCCACCGACCCGGCGGAGCGGCCGGGGCAGGCGGCCGCGTTCAAGCGGGAGCTGGCCGCCGCGACGCTGCCGGTGGTCGCCGGCGCGGACCTCAACGAGGGGCCGGACGGGCCGGCGTGGCGGACGGTCGCCGAGGGCCTGACCGACGCGGCGGTCGCGATGGACCGGGCCGACCGGCACACCTACTCCTGCGCGAACCCGCGCCGGCGCATCGACGCCCTCTTCGTGGACCCGCGCGTCGAGGTCGTCGACTACGACGTGGTGGACACCCCGCGGACCCGGCAGGCCAGCGACCACTTCCCGGTCCTGGTCGACCTGCTGCTGCCCGCCGGCGACTGACCGTTCCCTCCCGTGCACCGTGCGCCGCCCGCGGGGGCCGCGCCGCACGCCGTGCGCCTCGGGGGACGTCGCGGACGCGGGCGGCACGGGCGTGACCGAGCGTGATCTCTCCACGCTCCGGCCCTCACCCCTCGACCGCCTTTGCTCTGCAGCCATATCCGCATCAGCTACCTTGCGTGACCGCCCCGCCGTGGCCGCGACCGGAGGGTGAGCGCAAGGGTCGCAGCTCAGCGGGGTGCTGCGCGGATGGCTGCAGAGCAAAGCGGCGCGACCGGTGGCGGAAGGGCCGGCGGCGGACGGCACGCTGCGTGATCGAAGGGTCGGTCACCCAGCGCCACGAAGGCCCGCCGCCACCACATCTCGCGGCTCGGGCGGCTGGACAACGGCGGGCATTGTCGGCAGGATTTCGCACCGACCCGGCACTCGTGCCGCACAAAAGGAGATTCCCGGTGTCCTCCTCCACCGACCTCGGCCGCCCCGACCCGGACCCGACGGTCGCCCCGACCCGGGACGGCCGCCCGGTCTCCGACCGCGGCGACACCGTCTGCGTCATCGGCGCCGGGGCCAGCGGCCTCACCGCCGTGAAGAACCTCCGCGAGGCCGGCTTCGGCGTCGACTGCTACGAGCGGGAGACCGGCGTCGGCGGCGCGTGGAACTGGCGGCACGACCGCAGTCCGGTGTACGCCAGCACGCACCTCATCTCGTCCCGGCCGTTCACCCAGTTCCCCGACTTCCCGATGCCGGACGACTGGCCGGACTACCCGCACCACTCCCAGCTGCTGTCCTACTTCGAGCGCTACGCCGACCACTTCGACCTGCGCCAGCACGTCTGGTTCGGCACCGAGGTGGTCCGGGTGGAGCCGGTCGAGGGGGACCGCTGGGACGTCACCACCCGCAGCACCGGCGGCTACGGCCCGGAGCGCACCTCCCGGTACGCGGCAGTGGTGCTGGCCAACGGCCACAACTGGTCGCCGAAGCTGCCCCGCTACGAGGGGCTGGAGCAGTTCCGCGGCGAGGTCATGCACGCCTCGTCCTACAAGGACCCGGCCCAGCTGCGCGGCAAGCGGGTGCTGGTGGTCGGCGCCGGCAACACCGGCTGCGACATCGCGGTCGAGGCGGCCCAGCAGGCGTCCCGCTGCTGGCACGCCACCCGCCGCGGCTACTGGTACGCCCCGAAGTATGTCTTCGGCCGCCCCGCCGACCAGGTCAACGACACCCTCCTCGCGCTGCGGGTGCCGCTGCGCGTGCGGCAGTGGCTCTACCACTGGACGCTGCGGCTGACCGTCGGCGACCTGACCCGGTTCGGCCTGCCCAAGCCCGACCACCGGGTCTACGAGACGCACCCGATCGCCAACAGCCAGCTCGTCTACTACGTCGGCCACGGAGAGATCACCCCGGTGCCGGACATCGCGCGGTTCAACGACCGCACCGTCGAGCTGACCGACGGCCGCGAGATCGACCCCGATCTGGTCGTCTTCGCCACCGGCTACCTGCCGCGCTTCGAGTTCCTCGAAGGCAAGGTGCTCGGCGACGCGGACGGCTCCGGCCGCCCCCGGCTCTGGCTCAACGCGTTCACCGCCGGCCACCCCACCCTGGCCGTGGTCGGCCTGGTGCAGCCGGACTCCGGCATCTTCCCCATCTCGCACTGGCAGAGCGTGCTCTTCGCCCGGCTGCTCACCCTGCGCACCACCCACCCGGACCGCGCCGCCGCGTTCGGCCGCCGGGTCGCCGCCGGCCTCGGCGAGCGGTACTCGGCGAAGGTCAAGGACAGCACCCGGCACTGGTTCGAGGTGGGGCACGCCGACTACCTGCGCGCGCTCCAGCGGGCG
It encodes the following:
- a CDS encoding ROK family glucokinase; translated protein: MTLTIGVDVGGTKVAGGVVDDTGKVLVQARRDTPADDVAKTRDVIIELVTELATGRTVDAVGIGAAGWIDASRSTVLFAPNLAWRDEPLREYVSNATGLPVIVENDGNVAAWAEFRYGAARDADDSMVMFTIGTGVGGGIVLGGDLVRGANGIAAELGHMLTVPDGHQCGCGRLGCIEQYASGSALVRFARAAARQEPHRATALLELAGGEAEGISGPMVTAAAKGGDAVSTEAFAQVGRWLGTSLADMAQILDPQVLVVGGGVIDAGDLLLGPTRRSFTDALAQRSRLPVAEVRPAELGNTAGVIGAADLARRI
- a CDS encoding endonuclease/exonuclease/phosphatase family protein; translated protein: MPAAGVPLRVVSYNIHSQRDDTAALAEVVRAAGPDVVIVQEGPRRFRWRQKCATLADSFGLVVAAGGLPSLGNLLLTSLRVRVTATRCQRYPLTPGRHLRGAAYAECLVGGTRFLLAGSHLSTDPAERPGQAAAFKRELAAATLPVVAGADLNEGPDGPAWRTVAEGLTDAAVAMDRADRHTYSCANPRRRIDALFVDPRVEVVDYDVVDTPRTRQASDHFPVLVDLLLPAGD
- a CDS encoding flavin-containing monooxygenase, which codes for MSSSTDLGRPDPDPTVAPTRDGRPVSDRGDTVCVIGAGASGLTAVKNLREAGFGVDCYERETGVGGAWNWRHDRSPVYASTHLISSRPFTQFPDFPMPDDWPDYPHHSQLLSYFERYADHFDLRQHVWFGTEVVRVEPVEGDRWDVTTRSTGGYGPERTSRYAAVVLANGHNWSPKLPRYEGLEQFRGEVMHASSYKDPAQLRGKRVLVVGAGNTGCDIAVEAAQQASRCWHATRRGYWYAPKYVFGRPADQVNDTLLALRVPLRVRQWLYHWTLRLTVGDLTRFGLPKPDHRVYETHPIANSQLVYYVGHGEITPVPDIARFNDRTVELTDGREIDPDLVVFATGYLPRFEFLEGKVLGDADGSGRPRLWLNAFTAGHPTLAVVGLVQPDSGIFPISHWQSVLFARLLTLRTTHPDRAAAFGRRVAAGLGERYSAKVKDSTRHWFEVGHADYLRALQRALHDLEGK